A stretch of Drosophila gunungcola strain Sukarami chromosome 3L unlocalized genomic scaffold, Dgunungcola_SK_2 000002F, whole genome shotgun sequence DNA encodes these proteins:
- the LOC128257470 gene encoding protein obstructor-E-like isoform X2, translating to MPKRSAYKWRVSSRWGDSKRRKLMPKMMHRLTLLALAALIASCWAANGEVNICSNVVSNLFLPHVSNCSKYYLCMSEVAVPRECPADYYFDARDQQCVPVMEARCVPSCKARGLESFCYDRTCTKYVLCFDGTPVIQQCSDGLQYNAQTDRCDYPQYVDCADNLCIRQNNPDDIVYIASKAKCDKYFVCMNGLPMVQNCTSGLQYNPTTQSCDFPSRVNCTVENLQRNILPFARAPPRTADIKCPSEGVHFVAHQTRQDVYYYCLNGRGVTLDCTPGLVFDAKRGECREPQFVGV from the exons ATGCCAAAAAGGTCTGCCTATAAATGGAGGGTCTCTTCGAGGTGGGGCGATAGTAAGCGGAGGAAACTGATGCCTAAAA TGATGCACCGCCTGACCCTTTTGGCCCTGGCCGCCCTGATCGCAAGTTGTTGGGCTGCGAATGGTGAGGTCAATATCTGCTCCAATGTGGTCAGCAATCTCTTTCTGCCacacgtgagcaactgcagcaaGTACTATCTGTGCATGA GTGAGGTGGCTGTGCCCCGGGAATGTCCGGCGGACTACTACTTCGATGCCCGGGACCAGCAGTGTGTGCCCGTGATGGAGGCCAGATGCGTGCCTTCCTGCAAGGCCCGCGGTCTCGAGTCCTTCTGCTACGATCGCACCTGCACCAAGTACGTGCTCTGCTTCGACGGCACTCCGGTGATCCAACAGTGCTCCGATGGACTGCAGTACAATGCCCAGACCGATCGCTGCGACTATCCGCAGTATGTGGACTGCGCGGACAATCTGTGCATCCGGCAGAACAACCCCGATGACATCGTCTACATCGCCAGCAAGGCGAAGTGTGACAAGTACTTCGTGTGCATGAATGGTCTGCCCATGGTCCAAAACTGCACCAGTGGTCTCCAGTACAATCCAACCACCCAGAGTTGCGACTTCCCATCCAGGGTCAACTGCACG GTGGAGAACCTACAGAGGAATATCCTGCCCTTCGCCCGAGCTCCTCCACGCACCGCCGACATCAAGTGTCCCTCGGAGGGCGTCCACTTTGTAGCCCACCAGACGCGACAGGATGTGTACTACTACTGCCTGAATGGACGCGGAGTCACCCTGGATTGCACTCCTGGCCTGGTGTTCGATGCCAAGCGCGGGGAGTGCCGCGAACCACAATTCGTGGGAGTTTAG
- the LOC128257470 gene encoding uncharacterized protein LOC128257470 isoform X1 — protein MPKRSAYKWRVSSRWGDSKRRKLMPKMMHRLTLLALAALIASCWAANGEVNICSNVVSNLFLPHVSNCSKYYLCMSEVAVPRECPADYYFDARDQQCVPVMEARCVPSCKARGLESFCYDRTCTKYVLCFDGTPVIQQCSDGLQYNAQTDRCDYPQYVDCADNLCIRQNNPDDIVYIASKAKCDKYFVCMNGLPMVQNCTSGLQYNPTTQSCDFPSRVNCTVEPTEEYPALRPSSSTHRRHQVSLGGRPLCSPPDATGCVLLLPEWTRSHPGLHSWPGVRCQARGVPRTTIRGSLASLVFLNKDPLLLKSKYYDLLLCKITSPLVLGCWNGFQGIVPRMDHQSTKKRTFKLYLSNVF, from the exons ATGCCAAAAAGGTCTGCCTATAAATGGAGGGTCTCTTCGAGGTGGGGCGATAGTAAGCGGAGGAAACTGATGCCTAAAA TGATGCACCGCCTGACCCTTTTGGCCCTGGCCGCCCTGATCGCAAGTTGTTGGGCTGCGAATGGTGAGGTCAATATCTGCTCCAATGTGGTCAGCAATCTCTTTCTGCCacacgtgagcaactgcagcaaGTACTATCTGTGCATGA GTGAGGTGGCTGTGCCCCGGGAATGTCCGGCGGACTACTACTTCGATGCCCGGGACCAGCAGTGTGTGCCCGTGATGGAGGCCAGATGCGTGCCTTCCTGCAAGGCCCGCGGTCTCGAGTCCTTCTGCTACGATCGCACCTGCACCAAGTACGTGCTCTGCTTCGACGGCACTCCGGTGATCCAACAGTGCTCCGATGGACTGCAGTACAATGCCCAGACCGATCGCTGCGACTATCCGCAGTATGTGGACTGCGCGGACAATCTGTGCATCCGGCAGAACAACCCCGATGACATCGTCTACATCGCCAGCAAGGCGAAGTGTGACAAGTACTTCGTGTGCATGAATGGTCTGCCCATGGTCCAAAACTGCACCAGTGGTCTCCAGTACAATCCAACCACCCAGAGTTGCGACTTCCCATCCAGGGTCAACTGCACGGTGG AACCTACAGAGGAATATCCTGCCCTTCGCCCGAGCTCCTCCACGCACCGCCGACATCAAGTGTCCCTCGGAGGGCGTCCACTTTGTAGCCCACCAGACGCGACAGGATGTGTACTACTACTGCCTGAATGGACGCGGAGTCACCCTGGATTGCACTCCTGGCCTGGTGTTCGATGCCAAGCGCGGGGAGTGCCGCGAACCACAATTCGTGGGAGTTTAGCGAGTCTAGTCTTTTTGAATAAAGATCCACTGTTGctcaaatcaaaatattatgatttattgtTATGCAAAATAACAAGTCCCTTAGTGTTGGGGTGTTGGAATGGCTTTCAAGGTATTGTTCCTAGGATGGATCATcagtcaacaaaaaaaagaacatttaaattgtatttatccaatgttttttaa
- the LOC128257187 gene encoding uncharacterized protein LOC128257187, which produces MVNELNRPQNGDNAALSERLAASNRQLQEMQEEHRQLLQEMETLRLRAAELTRLNAQRQQLRQSAGEEEQSQVEAPAEPEPVPSSSSPADLATEEATPPVQEEGSNDDDEDKEETASYLQQKLNEIANLKAQFKRVQHMVDTTNLIEQHMSSRQTVQVQSSSSVQSSRQTTTSEVRVAEGIEAGQETASPSTTAAPDNAELLNSMLNMFTDFTSDLRGQAESLRAERDRIRTLKEDIIQRKQGK; this is translated from the exons ATGGTCAACGAGTTGAACAGACCCCAAAATGGGGACAATGCCGCCCTGAGCGAG CGCCTGGCTGCCTCCAACCGGCAGTTGCAGGAGATGCAGGAGGAGCACCGCCAGTTGCTCCAGGAGATGGAGACCCTGCGATTGCGTGCCGCCGAGCTCACACGCCTGAATGCCCAGCGCCAACAGCTGAGGCAGTCCGCCGGCGAGGAGGAGCAGTCCCAGGTGGAAGCCCCAGCGGAGCCGGAACCAGTGCCGTCCTCTTCCTCTCCTGCTGATCTTGCCACCGAGGAAGCTACTCCTCCTGTACAGGAAGAGGGCTCCAacgacgatgacgaggacAAGGAGGAGACGGCCAGTTACCTGCAGCAGAAACTGAACGAGATCGCCAACCTGAAGGCTCAGTTCAAGCGGGTGCAACACATGGTGGACACCACCAACCTAATTGAGCAGCACATGTCCTCCAGGCAGACGGTGCAGGTGCAGAGTAGCTCCTCCGTTCAGAGCAGCCGCCAGACCACCACCTCTGAGGTTCGAGTGGCTGAGGGGATTGAGGCTGGGCAGGAGACTGCTAGTCCATCCACCACTGCCGCTCCCGACAACGCCGAGCTCCTGAATTCCATGCTCAACATGTTCACCGACTTCACCAGTGACCTGCGGGGTCAGGCGGAGAGCCTGCGGGCGGAGCGGGATCGGATCAGGACCCTCAAGGAGGACATAATCCAGCGCAAGCAGGGAAAATAA
- the LOC128257667 gene encoding uncharacterized protein LOC128257667 isoform X4 has protein sequence MAPPPKTVGDRDQGSASARSTGVSNNNNSNSVGGATGAVPKQQTPINGAPGGVTASSSASSVASRSARSRRQQEHLGEPDLDFVEPLQRETLKTLNDLLQRARITNGKNRSPAEQQLTTKETRSPAQQQKQRETLRQLAAEHSSYDSAEQLQEQQQRYRFPVRPVQRVQHQPSSSSSGAIVSAPSSSSALLRLRQSTPPNATVGVVIPNATTSNGNGNGNLSGPDEQSTPLTAAGLQNLVHRLLGVHPLGPRIEAGRSQVEVLRSLLELDENLNNRGQQSSANLVEQLSDMVHEINPSAEQDEGIVNSTSLEDVALSEMSDRAQSIQSLHSVLETPTPDNTPSFDELQQRLEASNRNMQHLQDEQAKLLHIQNLAKSHLTEMEQLRQHADRLPHNSNGGEAPKYESVQQVQDDMASLVGRMKNLTAFIHNQNELSTVLGDDGPEIMAEQEALQQKLESLRTQREDMRNLVDELNSINRTARESTRAIKEETPTPPPKPAPVPVAVKERVVPVEYQRNVPIMRQEAANAAQRALHAQAMINQKTADIEALKAQMARLKGMLNTVSQIEESTPSMGASLERRSEERTSVERELPTEIAQRVFALNDVTSELRAEAVSLQKERDRILALKAEIERRKQQAAAAVQMGEDALKRNSLTPTPTPIRQHQVAEEEEDPSEVDTTSLQATPTKEQLRDELRLQCERLRKEYEQKQRELEQRYVASNNTTSEADDEGNDDTDSDKYFANVRTASSATLKRAASASTVVEQRRGQQASLPSQPAPPPPAPPSTLNEDDLNVTLDTLSLGNDSLPSSSNRSQYMPPPMAPVPGIWASHNSGNSWHGQQPIYGQTNSGTGNEFKAPPAAPQVGSSNASGSNASTDAVLLQQFMQTQQMLINSVCQCNQTLWHQQREIDNLNNQLHTLQDRLNVVACQDHSFGLRSESVPPPNLPVGPGMGQMPNNLCLGNSRAQSEQLFNFGAHQSAFSNYQRSCHRTGSESHHHHHQQQQQQQQQAHQQQPFLNNAAPPPPPPTHYNNETPLSPPTYRSSPGPIFMNHHNNTIHQNNSNLRTQNQHANNLHSLPEGAAGGGAPGGGITLNNQVPPGNRANNYWDNFRR, from the exons atggCGCCGCCGCCCAAAACGGTTGGGGACCGGGACCAGGGCAGCGCCAGTGCCCGCAGCACCGGcgtcagcaacaacaacaacagcaactcgGTGGGCGGGGCAACCGGCGCCGTGCCCAAACAACAAACGCCCATAAACGGAGCACCTGGCGGTGTAACTGCATCTTCATCCGCTTCCTCGGTGGCCAGCAGATCGGCACGATCGCGCCGCCAGCAGGAGCACCTGGGCGAACCGGACCTGGACTTTGTGGAGCCTCTACAGCGGGAGACGCTGAAAACGCTGAAC GATCTGCTACAGCGCGCCCGCATCACCAACGGCAAGAATCGATCACCGGCGGAGCAGCAGCTGACCACCAAGGAAACCAGGTCACCTGcccagcagcaaaagcagcgcGAGACACTGCGTCAATTGGCCGCGGAGCACAGCAGCTACGATTCAGCAG AGCAactgcaggagcagcagcagcgctaCCGATTCCCCGTGCGTCCCGTCCAGAGGGTTCAGCACCAGccatcgtcgtcatcgtccGGTGCCATAGTCTCCGCCCCCTCATCTTCGTCCGCTTTGCTGCGACTGCGTCAATCGACGCCCCCGAATGCCACAGTGGGCGTGGTCATTCCAAACGCCACCACCAgcaacggaaacggaaacggcaACTTAAGTGGCCCCGACGAGCAGTCCACCCCACTGACCGCCGCCGGACTGCAGAACCTGGTCCACCGGCTACTTGGTGTGCACCCTTTGGGCCCCAGAATCGAAGCAGGCCGCTCCCAGGTGGAGGTGTTACGATCCCTGCTGGAATTGGACGAGAACCTAAACAACAGAGGACAACAGTCCAGTGCAAATCTAGTGGAG CAGCTCAGCGACATGGTGCACGAGATCAACCCAAGTGCGGAGCAGGACGAGGGCATTGTCAATTCGACCAGCCTGGAGGATGTTGCATTAAGCGAG ATGAGCGACCGCGCCCAGTCCATTCAGTCCCTGCACAGCGTCCTGGAGACGCCCACGCCCGATAATACGCCCAGTTTCGATGAGCTGCAGCAGCGCCTGGAGGCCTCCAATAGGAACATGCAGCACCTGCAGGACGAGCAGGCCAAGCTACTGCACATCCAGAACCTGGCCAAGTCGCACCTCACCGAGATGGAGCAGCTGCGCCAGCATGCCGATCGCCTGCCGCACAACAGCAACGGCGGCGAGGCCCCCAAGTACGAGTCCGTGCAACAGGTGCAGGACGACATGGCCTCGTTGGTGGGGCGCATGAAGAATCTCACCGCCTTCATCCACAACCAGAACGAGCTGAGCACTGTGCTCGGCGATGACGGTCCCGAGATAATGGCCGAGCAGGAGGCACTGCAGCAGAAACTGGAATCTCTGCGCACCCAGCGTGAGGACATGCGCAACCTGGTGGACGAGCTGAACAGCATTAACCGCACGGCCAGGGAATCGACCAGGGCCATCAAGGAGGAGACCCCCACGCCACCGCCAAAGCCAGCTCCGGTTCCAGTGGCGGTCAAGGAGCGTGTGGTGCCGGTGGAGTACCAGCGGAATGTGCCCATCATGCGCCAGGAGGCGGCCAATGCGGCGCAGCGAGCCCTCCACGCCCAGGCCATGATCAACCAGAAGACGGCGGACATAGAAGCCCTCAAGGCTCAGATGGCCAGGCTTAAGGGCATGCTGAACACGGTTAGCCAGATCGAGGAGAGCACGCCCAGCATGGGCGCCTCCCTGGAGCGGCGGAGTGAGGAGCGGACCAGTGTGGAACGGGAGCTGCCGACGGAGATTGCCCAGCGGGTTTTCGCCCTCAACGACGTCACCTCGGAACTGCGCGCCGAGGCGGTCAGCCTGCAGAAGGAGCGCGATCGCATCCTGGCCCTCAAGGCGGAGATCGAGCGCCGCAAGCAGCAGGCGGCCGCAGCAGTTCAGATGGGCGAGGATGCCCTCAAACGAAACAGCCTGACTCCGACACCCACGCCCATCAGACAGCATCAGGtggccgaggaggaggaggatccgTCTGAGGTGGATACCACTTCGCTTcaggccacgcccaccaagGAGCAACTGCGCGACGAACTGCGCCTGCAGTGCGAGCGCCTGCGCAAGGAGTACGAGCAGAAGCAGCGGGAACTGGAGCAGCGCTACGTGGCCAGCAACAACACCACCTCGGAGGCGGATGACGAGGGAAACGACGACACCGACAGCGACAAGTACTTCGCCAACGTGCGCACCGCCTCCTCGGCGACGCTCAAGCGGGCTGCGTCCGCCAGCACGGTGGTGGAGCAGAGGCGTGGCCAACAGGCCAGCCTGCCTTCGCAGCCAGCGCCTCCGCCGCCGGCTCCTCCGTCCACCCTCAACGAGGATGACCTAAACGTGACCCTCGACACCCTGTCCCTGGGCAACGACAGTCTGCCCTCGAGCAGCAACAGGTCGCAGTACATGCCGCCGCCCATGGCTCCAGTGCCTGGAATTTGGG CATCGCACAACTCTGGCAATTCATGGCACGGCCAGCAGCCCATCTATGGCCAGACCAACTCAGGCACGGGAAACGAGTTCAAGGCACCGCCAGCCGCCCCCCAGGTGGGCTCCTCGAATGCCTCCGGATCGAATGCCTCGACCGACGCCGTGCTCCTGCAGCAGTTCATGCAGACGCAGCAGATGCTCATCAACTCGGTGTGCCAGTGCAACCAGACGCTGTGGCACCAGCAGCGGGAGATCGACAACCTGAACAACCAACTGCACACG CTCCAGGATCGCTTAAATGTGGTGGCTTGTCAGGATCACAGCTTTGGTCTGCGCTCGGAATCAGTGCCGCCACCGAATCTGCCGGTGGGCCCGGGGATGGGTCAAATGCCCAACAACCTGTGCTTGGGCAACAGTCGGGCGCAGTCGGAGCAGCTGTTCAACTTTGGCGCCCACCAGAGCGCCTTCAGTAACTATCAGCGCAGCTGTCACCGGACTGGAAGCGAGtcgcatcatcatcatcatcagcagcagcagcagcagcagcagcaggcacatcagcagcagccgtTCCTGAACAACGCcgcaccgccgccgccgccaccgacGCACTACAACAACGAGACACCGCTGTCGCCGCCCACGTACCGCTCCAGTCCGGGTCCAATCTTTATGAACCACCACAACAACACGATCCATCAGAACAACTCGAACCTGCGCACGCAGAACCAGCACGCCAACAACTTGCACTCGCTGCCCGAGGGAGCGGCTGGTGGCGGAGCTCCCGGTGGCGGGATCACCTTGAACAACCAGGTGCCACCCGGCAACCGGGCCAACAACTACTGGGACAACTTCCGCAGGTAA